In the genome of Kluyveromyces marxianus DMKU3-1042 DNA, complete genome, chromosome 1, one region contains:
- the CDC5 gene encoding polo kinase CDC5, which produces MSAPPLQIINDKQLNARSHNIHTPIKAKRAVAELHLADRAAAVSVKPSHHHNDANNRQPPQKKKKEKLSSLCKTPPSLIKTRGRDYHRGHFLGEGGFARCFQMKDDKGKIFAAKTVAKLSIKSEKTRRKLLSEIQIHKSMKHPNIVQFTDCFEDDTNVYILLEICPNGSVMELLRQRKHLTEPEVRFCMIQIIGAIRYMHSRRVIHRDLKLGNIFFDKDNNLKIGDFGLAAVLANDKERKYTICGTPNYIAPEVLTGKHTGHSYEVDIWSIGVMLYALLFGKPPFQAKEVETIYERIKCRDFSFPADKPVSSDAKNLISHILQLNPAARPSLYEITDSVWFRNTFPPKLPANISKETPNFDHLSFNESLVNLKHCMLNSGLLKSTQPHSSDGNKNPIEFVRTELEEERNRAVLPQSLSPGGTKNKYKEVIDLDGHRKFNEMAHQNRLKRAGENLFFKPELVATSTNMIKSEMSLKILASECHMTLRGIKSAEIDKRQSNYPSPDASIQDPIVVTKWVDYSNKHGFAYQLSTDDIGVLFNNGTTVLKLADAEEFWYINYDAKEGWVASHYKLESKPIELTRHLEVVDFFANYMNSNLSRISTLVRETYHKDDVFLRRYTRYKQFVMFELSDGTFQFNFKDHNKFALSHGGKLLTFISPDRKTVTLQLSRVLLDGYVNGFPSIDIFEKLELMKEGLRDKASVLSIH; this is translated from the coding sequence ATGTCGGCCCCTCCTCTACAAATTATTAATGACAAACAGTTGAACGCTCGTTCACACAACATCCATACTCCTATAAAGGCAAAGCGGGCTGTTGCTGAACTGCATTTAGCTGATAGGGCTGCCGCTGTTAGTGTAAAACCTagtcatcatcataatgATGCCAATAATCGTCAGCCGCcgcaaaagaaaaagaaagaaaagcttTCTTCTCTATGTAAGACCCCACCTTCATTGATCAAAACGAGAGGACGAGATTACCACAGAGGCCACTTTCTAGGTGAAGGAGGATTTGCCAGATGCTTTCAAATGAAAGATGATAAGGGAAAAATTTTTGCTGCTAAAACTGTTGCAAAACTGTCCATTAAATCCGAGAAAACTAGAAGAAAGTTATTATCTGAAATTCAAATCCACAAATCAATGAAACACCCAAATATCGTACAATTTACGGACTGTTTCGAAGATGACACTAACgtttatattcttttggAGATTTGTCCTAATGGTTCTGTTATGGAGTTATTGAGACAAAGAAAGCATTTGACAGAACCTGAAGTGAGGTTTTGTATGATTCAAATTATTGGTGCTATAAGATATATGCACAGCAGAAGAGTTATTCACAGGGATCTTAAACTTGGaaatatcttttttgaCAAGGATAATAATTTAAAGATTGGTGATTTTGGTCTTGCCGCCGTCCTTGCAAATGATAAGGAACGTAAGTATACGATATGTGGCACGCCAAATTATATAGCGCCCGAGGTGTTGACAGGAAAACACACCGGTCATTCATATGAGGTTGATATATGGTCCATTGGTGTTATGCTTTATGCGCTATTGTTTGGCAAACCGCCTTTTCAAGCGAAAGAGGTGGAGACCATTTATGAAAGGATAAAATGTAGAGATTTCAGCTTCCCTGCAGATAAACCAGTTTCATCGGATGCAAAGAATTTAATCTCTCATATATTGCAGTTGAATCCTGCAGCCAGACCTTCATTATATGAAATAACAGACAGCGTTTGGTTTAGAAACACTTTTCCACCAAAATTGCCTGCGAATATTTCCAAGGAAACTCCAAACTTTGACCATTTGAGTTTCAATGAATCGTTAGTGAATTTGAAACATTGTATGCTCAACTCTGGTCTCCTGAAAAGCACTCAACCTCATTCTTCTGATGGGAATAAGAATCCTATCGAGTTTGTCAGAActgaattggaagaagaaagaaatagagCGGTTTTACCTCAATCATTATCTCCAGGTGGAACGAAGAATAAGTATAAAGAGGTAATTGATCTGGACGGACACAGAAAATTCAATGAAATGGCTCATCAAAATCGTCTGAAGAGAGCTGGCGAAAACTTATTCTTTAAACCTGAACTCGTAGCAACCTCGACAAATATGATCAAATCAGAAATGTCACTGAAAATCTTAGCAAGTGAATGTCACATGACTTTACGTGGTATTAAAAGCGCAGAGATAGACAAAAGGCAATCTAATTATCCTTCTCCTGATGCTTCCATTCAAGATCCTATTGTGGTTACTAAGTGGGTTGATTACTCCAATAAACACGGATTCGCATATCAGTTATCTACTGATGATATTGGTGTTCTATTTAACAACGGAACGACTGTTTTGAAGCTAGCAGATGCAGAAGAATTTTGGTATATTAATTATGATGCTAAGGAGGGATGGGTGGCAAGTCATTACAAATTAGAGTCCAAACCTATTGAATTAACGAGGCACTTGGAGGTGGTTGATTTTTTCGCAAACTATATGAACTCCAATTTGAGTAGGATTTCAACGCTGGTACGTGAAACTTACCATAAGGACGATGTTTTCTTGAGAAGATACACCCGTTATAAGCAATTTGTTATGTTCGAATTAAGCGACGGAACATTCCAATTTAACTTTAAAGATCATAATAAGTTTGCATTATCACATGGTGGTAAACTTCTAACTTTTATTTCTCCCGATAGGAAAACCGTTACACTGCAACTATCAAGGGTTTTACTTGATGGTTATGTTAATGGGTTCCCTAGTATTGATATATTCGAGAAACTAGAGTTGATGAAAGAAGGCTTAAGGGACAAAGCTAGCGTGTTATCCATTcattaa
- the RPB11 gene encoding DNA-directed RNA polymerase II core subunit RPB11, with translation MNAPDRFELFLLPEGESKLKVEQDTKASSAIIVTFEKEDHTLGNLIRAELLEDEGVLFAAYKVEHPLFARFKMRIQTTEGYDPKDALKNACNSIINKLAQLQANFETEWNLQTLATEDYGI, from the coding sequence ATGAACGCACCAGATAGATTTGAGCTTTTTCTCCTACCGGAGGGCGAATCGAAGCTTaaagttgaacaagacACTAAGGCTTCGAGTGCTATAATCGTTACATTTGAGAAGGAAGACCATACACTAGGGAATCTAATCAGGGCTGAGTTGCTCGAAGATGAAGGAGTTCTTTTTGCTGCGTATAAGGTGGAGCATCCTTTGTTTGCTAGATTCAAGATGAGAATACAGACGACAGAAGGGTATGATCCTAAGGACGCTTTGAAGAATGCTTGTAATAGTATTATTAACAAACTAGCGCAGCTGCAGGCTAACTTTGAGACGGAATGGAACTTACAAACATTGGCTACTGAAGACTACGGTATTTAA